Within Candidatus Nezhaarchaeota archaeon, the genomic segment GCGAGGCTGGATGATAGGTGCGCGTAGGGGTAGATGACTACGGTCTCAACGTTTAGCTTACTAGCTAAGTCCTCAGCCTCGCGCGCCGCTGCTTCACCAGCTCCTACAGGGTTCTCTTCATCAGCCAGCTCCACGGTAGTAAACGCCACTAGGCACTCGCTGAACGTAGCCTCCCTCCTCTCAGGAGAGACGGGCTCAGGGTTAGGCACAGCCTCAGATATTACTCGGTAAGAGAGGGCGTCGGCGTGGATGAAGAGGATCCTCAAGCAGCGGCACCTTCACGGAGATGGGGAGGGCTGCGCTTTTAGCCTTTCCCAAGCCCTCGCGTACTCCTCGACTCTAGCTAAGTCCTCAGGCCTGCCGACGTCAGCCCAGTAGCCGCTGAGCCTCCTAGCTCTCACTTTAAAGCCTCTACCGACGAGCTGCTTGATCGCGTCCGTTAGCTCGTATTCTCCTCGAGGGCTAAGCTCGACCCTCCTCAGTAGCTTGAAGATGGAGCGGTCGAAGAGGTAGATGCCAGCGTTCACGAGGCCGGGCCCCCTCCTACCTTTCTCAACTACGTCCACCACCCTGTCTCCGTCGACCTCGACTACTCCGTAGCGCGAAGCATCCTCCACCCAGTACACTGAGACTACTACTGGCTCCTCCCTCACTACCCACTCTAAGCTGTCCGTGAAGAAGAGGTCCCCGTTAATAACTACGAGCCTCTCAGACTCTACAAGCTCCTCAGCAGTAAGTAGCGCGTGAGCAGTACCTAGGGGTTCTCTCTGAGT encodes:
- a CDS encoding sugar phosphate nucleotidyltransferase translates to TQREPLGTAHALLTAEELVESERLVVINGDLFFTDSLEWVVREEPVVVSVYWVEDASRYGVVEVDGDRVVDVVEKGRRGPGLVNAGIYLFDRSIFKLLRRVELSPRGEYELTDAIKQLVGRGFKVRARRLSGYWADVGRPEDLARVEEYARAWERLKAQPSPSP